The following are encoded together in the Paludisphaera mucosa genome:
- a CDS encoding metallophosphoesterase family protein, which yields MKRLAWLTDIHLNFLRHAGLKAFFASLPEADAFAITGDIGEAHDVAGHLRAFADRAPVYFVLGNHDFYRGSIAGVRAEIRESCREVANLHWMPDAGVVPFTETTCLVGHDGWGDGRLGDYHRSDVMLNDFKLIEEFGGFWESKDERLAKLHALGDEAAAHFRAFLPDALSRFRHVIVLTHVPPFREACWHEGKVSDDNWLPFFSCKAVGDALVEAAAAAPDRQMSVLCGHTHGSGEAQILPNLRVLTGGAVYGKPRVQRVLEVE from the coding sequence ATGAAACGCCTCGCCTGGCTGACCGACATCCACCTGAATTTCCTCCGGCATGCCGGGCTGAAGGCGTTCTTCGCTTCGCTCCCCGAAGCCGACGCCTTCGCCATCACCGGCGACATCGGCGAGGCCCACGACGTGGCGGGCCACCTGCGGGCTTTCGCTGATCGGGCGCCGGTCTACTTCGTTCTCGGGAACCACGACTTCTACCGGGGGTCGATCGCTGGCGTCCGGGCTGAGATTCGCGAGTCGTGCCGCGAGGTGGCGAACCTGCACTGGATGCCCGACGCCGGGGTCGTGCCGTTCACCGAAACCACCTGCCTGGTCGGCCATGACGGCTGGGGCGATGGACGGCTCGGCGATTACCACCGCTCCGACGTGATGCTCAATGATTTCAAGCTGATCGAGGAGTTCGGCGGGTTCTGGGAGAGCAAGGACGAACGGCTCGCTAAACTCCACGCCCTCGGCGACGAGGCGGCGGCTCACTTCCGCGCCTTTCTGCCAGATGCCCTGTCACGGTTCCGGCACGTTATCGTCCTGACTCACGTCCCGCCCTTCCGCGAGGCCTGCTGGCACGAGGGGAAGGTGTCCGACGACAACTGGCTGCCGTTCTTCAGCTGCAAGGCGGTTGGCGATGCGCTCGTCGAGGCGGCGGCGGCCGCCCCGGACCGGCAAATGTCGGTGCTGTGCGGGCACACCCATGGGTCCGGCGAGGCCCAGATCCTGCCGAATCTCCGCGTTCTGACCGGCGGGGCGGTCTACGGGAAGCCGCGCGTTCAGAGGGTGCTCGAAGTCGAGTGA
- a CDS encoding DUF2934 domain-containing protein has translation MLPTWDQIQRSAYERWERRGGVHGADQDDWVAAEMDLAFQLNYRPAAEYPLASAEPVLVGARPQPGCRFCERGAPRAKFTGPRPIVPEVVAATTLRTGEICDECHEQFEGSIDVDFARFWRSLLEAEVGGPPPATVSIGAYKALVRMAVAIMPARELQHFADTLEWVGNPDHDFDSSLFGGTGCLVYRTHAASEVPWVSLSRRTDPDAPLPYAVFVLVAGANVVEIAPPLCSRDQDQDEAVLRLPARSFTTGFGGDARSATRRLLPLERSERPRRRGMRLFA, from the coding sequence ATGCTGCCTACCTGGGATCAGATTCAGCGCTCCGCCTACGAGCGATGGGAGCGCCGGGGAGGGGTCCATGGGGCCGACCAGGACGACTGGGTCGCCGCCGAGATGGACCTCGCATTCCAGCTGAACTACCGGCCGGCCGCCGAATATCCACTCGCCTCGGCGGAGCCCGTCCTCGTGGGGGCGAGGCCGCAGCCGGGCTGTCGATTTTGCGAGAGGGGCGCGCCCCGGGCGAAGTTCACCGGGCCCCGGCCGATCGTGCCGGAGGTCGTCGCCGCGACGACGCTACGCACGGGCGAGATCTGCGACGAATGCCACGAGCAGTTCGAGGGATCGATCGACGTCGACTTCGCGCGGTTCTGGCGGTCGCTCCTCGAGGCCGAAGTGGGCGGGCCGCCGCCGGCGACGGTCTCCATCGGGGCCTACAAGGCCCTGGTGCGGATGGCGGTTGCGATCATGCCGGCGCGTGAGCTTCAGCATTTCGCTGACACGCTGGAATGGGTGGGGAATCCGGACCACGATTTCGACAGCTCCCTCTTCGGCGGGACGGGCTGCCTCGTCTACCGGACGCATGCGGCGAGCGAAGTGCCCTGGGTCTCGCTCTCGCGGCGGACGGATCCCGACGCCCCCCTGCCCTACGCCGTGTTCGTGCTGGTCGCGGGCGCGAACGTCGTCGAGATCGCCCCCCCGCTCTGCTCGCGGGATCAGGACCAGGACGAGGCGGTCCTGCGCCTGCCCGCCCGGTCGTTCACGACCGGTTTCGGCGGCGACGCGCGATCGGCGACGCGACGGCTCCTCCCCCTGGAGCGGAGCGAGCGGCCGAGGCGTCGCGGGATGCGTCTCTTCGCCTGA
- a CDS encoding ParB/RepB/Spo0J family partition protein encodes MSNQYIELAKLVKSPLNVRKTASATADEELKSSIVAHGLMQNLVVTEGKKGKYLVIAGARRLEAMKSLQAEGKLPEDHAVPCQVVSEEHAAEMSLAENIVRQAMHPADEFEAFAALSKAGKSAGFIAERFGVEEKHVLKRLRLGKLALELLAEYRAENLTLEVLMAFTVTDDQTRQMEVYKSLDKWDKKNEHAVRRALTEGTVSGNDKLAKFVGLEAYTAAGGFTKNDLFGDRVYLENPDVLHRLAGEKLEAAAEELRGEGWAWVETAIEHDWDFTRRCGSIESSPVDAPQELTDLKAKLETESEAADQAYYEDDGEDEALSETLEAKRDVLEKQLGELNEKLESYVVFDPEEMKTAGCYVSIDGNGTLRIEKGLVRPEDKKAAAKAKGADAEPDEPEKPKGMSESLKRYLEAYRLSVAQAEIAKHPAIAFDLLVFKAAKNALTARSTYDGPQVSFSRNFAGNASADASGFIRSQMEPLSKALPTDWLKGKTEAAQFAAFQGLSDYQKQALLAYSVALTLQPKLDNGGELTAYDVALSQTGANVAEYWRPTKDAYLGRVTKDQLLEIGRELVGGDRGEQWARNNANAKKGDIAGELHKVFNEPNRPGTTPEQGERIKNWLPEGMAFREAPEPTPTKAKKGKKAA; translated from the coding sequence ATGTCAAACCAATACATTGAATTAGCCAAACTCGTCAAATCACCGCTCAACGTCCGTAAAACGGCTTCAGCAACTGCGGACGAGGAATTGAAGTCGTCCATCGTCGCCCACGGCCTGATGCAGAACCTGGTCGTCACCGAGGGCAAGAAGGGCAAGTACCTCGTTATCGCGGGTGCTCGCCGCCTCGAAGCCATGAAGTCCCTGCAAGCCGAGGGTAAGCTCCCCGAAGACCACGCCGTGCCCTGTCAGGTCGTGAGCGAGGAACACGCCGCCGAGATGAGCCTTGCCGAAAACATCGTCCGACAGGCCATGCACCCGGCGGATGAGTTCGAGGCGTTTGCGGCGCTGAGTAAGGCCGGCAAATCGGCAGGGTTCATCGCGGAGCGTTTCGGAGTGGAGGAAAAGCACGTCCTGAAGCGCCTCCGGCTGGGCAAGCTCGCTCTGGAATTGCTGGCCGAATACCGGGCGGAAAACCTGACGCTGGAAGTCCTCATGGCGTTTACGGTGACGGACGACCAGACGCGCCAGATGGAAGTGTATAAATCGCTGGATAAGTGGGACAAGAAGAACGAGCATGCCGTGCGCCGGGCCCTGACCGAAGGCACGGTGAGCGGCAATGACAAACTCGCGAAATTCGTCGGCCTTGAGGCGTACACAGCCGCCGGAGGGTTCACGAAGAACGATCTTTTCGGTGACCGGGTTTACTTGGAGAACCCGGATGTGCTGCACCGACTCGCTGGTGAAAAGCTCGAAGCAGCTGCCGAGGAGCTGAGGGGCGAAGGGTGGGCATGGGTCGAAACCGCCATCGAGCATGATTGGGACTTCACGCGTCGGTGCGGATCAATCGAGTCCAGTCCGGTCGACGCGCCTCAGGAGCTGACTGACCTCAAGGCGAAGCTCGAAACCGAGTCTGAAGCCGCGGATCAGGCTTATTACGAAGACGACGGCGAGGACGAGGCCCTGTCGGAAACCCTTGAGGCGAAACGCGACGTATTGGAAAAGCAACTTGGTGAATTGAACGAAAAGCTCGAATCTTACGTTGTGTTTGACCCGGAGGAGATGAAGACCGCTGGCTGCTACGTCTCGATCGACGGCAACGGCACGCTGCGCATCGAGAAGGGACTGGTGAGGCCGGAGGACAAGAAGGCAGCCGCCAAGGCTAAAGGGGCCGACGCGGAGCCTGACGAGCCCGAAAAGCCCAAGGGCATGTCCGAGTCGCTGAAGCGCTATCTCGAAGCCTATCGCCTCAGCGTGGCCCAGGCCGAGATCGCCAAGCACCCGGCGATCGCGTTCGACCTGCTGGTGTTCAAGGCGGCGAAGAACGCCCTGACCGCGCGTTCGACCTACGACGGCCCGCAGGTCTCTTTCAGCCGGAACTTCGCGGGAAACGCCAGCGCGGATGCCAGTGGCTTCATCCGGTCGCAGATGGAGCCGTTGTCGAAGGCACTCCCAACCGATTGGTTGAAGGGCAAAACGGAAGCGGCGCAGTTCGCAGCCTTCCAAGGCCTCTCGGATTACCAGAAGCAAGCCCTTTTGGCCTACTCCGTCGCCCTCACCTTGCAGCCGAAGCTTGATAACGGCGGGGAGCTGACCGCCTATGATGTGGCCCTGTCACAGACGGGGGCGAACGTGGCGGAATACTGGCGACCGACAAAGGATGCCTACCTCGGCCGCGTGACGAAGGATCAGTTGCTCGAGATCGGCAGGGAGCTTGTCGGCGGTGATCGCGGCGAGCAATGGGCCCGGAACAACGCGAATGCCAAGAAGGGCGACATCGCGGGGGAACTGCACAAGGTGTTCAACGAGCCGAACCGTCCGGGCACGACTCCTGAGCAGGGCGAGCGGATAAAGAACTGGCTGCCCGAAGGCATGGCGTTCAGGGAAGCTCCCGAGCCGACCCCCACCAAGGCGAAAAAGGGCAAGAAGGCCGCGTAA
- a CDS encoding SpoIIE family protein phosphatase, with amino-acid sequence MPQEPIAAPVLQVLSGPTTGRLVKLTADLTVIGRSLDCDLVLDPKTVSRRHAEIARRRDEYLIRDLESTRGTYVDGHRVTRPTQLWNEARIQVGEVTLKFLSRSVQVQAGDDDQSTIFAAMDLMAAEDRVAAIARPEEKLRALQKISREFGGELVLDALLGRVLDSLFDIFSQASGGFVLLENQAKELTPEAVKSRTGAQGEGVVVSKTILDRVMKGGQAILSKNTREEMGDVRSIAESRVRSLMCVPIFDAKRRPVGVVQIYADEGRGRFTEEDLDLLASVASQISVAVQNARMHRDLLQQREFERELQFARQVMQALLPERPKSVAGYEFWDCYEPARHVGGDYYGFIPMYGSEAARLEPVRRWAIAVGDVVGKGLPAALLTARLSAEISLFLQDARDPAEVVTKLNRRLTENGVLDMYITFLLVMLDVETHTLHVVNAGHPAPLVRRRNGTVEEIGRETSGLPLAIDGESVYEASETRLEPGEFVMLYTDGVPDAMNSANERYSDARFRALLARVHDSPREAGEAVAADLHAHAAGSVQFDDVTLVAFGRV; translated from the coding sequence ATGCCACAGGAACCGATCGCGGCCCCGGTGCTGCAAGTGCTCAGCGGACCGACCACCGGCCGGCTGGTCAAGCTGACCGCCGACCTGACCGTGATCGGCCGCAGCCTCGACTGCGACCTCGTCCTGGACCCCAAGACGGTCTCGCGACGGCACGCCGAGATCGCCCGCCGCCGCGACGAGTACCTGATCCGCGACCTGGAGAGCACCCGCGGCACCTACGTCGACGGACACCGCGTCACCCGGCCGACCCAGCTCTGGAACGAGGCGCGGATCCAGGTCGGCGAGGTGACCCTCAAGTTCCTCAGCCGCTCGGTTCAGGTCCAGGCCGGCGACGACGACCAGTCGACGATCTTCGCCGCCATGGACCTGATGGCGGCCGAGGACCGCGTCGCCGCCATCGCCCGCCCCGAGGAGAAACTGCGGGCGCTCCAGAAGATCAGCCGCGAATTCGGCGGCGAACTCGTCCTCGACGCCCTGCTCGGCCGCGTGCTCGACTCGCTCTTCGACATCTTCTCGCAGGCCTCGGGCGGCTTCGTCCTGCTGGAGAACCAGGCGAAGGAGCTGACCCCCGAGGCGGTGAAGTCGCGAACCGGCGCCCAGGGCGAAGGAGTGGTCGTCAGCAAGACGATCCTCGACCGCGTCATGAAGGGCGGCCAGGCGATCCTCAGCAAGAACACGCGCGAGGAGATGGGCGACGTCCGGAGCATCGCCGAGAGCCGCGTCCGCTCGCTCATGTGCGTGCCCATCTTCGACGCCAAGCGCCGGCCCGTCGGCGTGGTCCAGATCTACGCCGACGAGGGCCGCGGCCGGTTCACCGAGGAAGACCTCGACCTCCTCGCCTCGGTCGCCAGCCAGATCAGCGTGGCCGTCCAGAACGCCCGCATGCACCGCGACCTGCTCCAGCAGCGCGAGTTCGAACGCGAGCTGCAGTTCGCCCGCCAGGTCATGCAGGCCCTGCTCCCGGAGCGGCCCAAGTCCGTCGCCGGCTACGAATTCTGGGACTGCTACGAGCCGGCACGCCACGTCGGCGGCGACTACTACGGCTTCATCCCCATGTACGGGTCCGAGGCCGCCCGCCTGGAACCCGTGCGACGCTGGGCGATCGCGGTCGGCGACGTCGTCGGCAAGGGCCTGCCGGCCGCGCTCTTGACGGCGCGGCTGTCCGCGGAGATCAGCCTGTTCCTCCAGGACGCCCGCGATCCCGCCGAGGTCGTCACGAAGCTCAACCGCCGCCTGACCGAGAACGGCGTGCTCGACATGTACATCACCTTCCTGCTGGTGATGCTCGACGTCGAGACCCATACCCTGCACGTCGTCAACGCCGGCCACCCCGCTCCGTTGGTTCGGCGTCGCAACGGCACGGTCGAGGAGATCGGCCGCGAGACCTCCGGCCTCCCCCTGGCGATCGACGGCGAGTCCGTCTACGAGGCCAGCGAGACCCGTCTGGAGCCCGGCGAATTCGTGATGCTGTACACGGACGGCGTCCCCGACGCGATGAACAGCGCCAACGAGCGCTACTCCGACGCCCGGTTCCGCGCGCTACTCGCCCGCGTGCACGATTCGCCCCGCGAGGCCGGCGAGGCCGTCGCCGCGGACCTCCACGCCCACGCCGCCGGCAGCGTCCAGTTCGACGACGTCACCCTGGTCGCCTTCGGCCGCGTCTGA
- a CDS encoding ATP-binding protein produces MTTPNQEALVAAAFKNVSYDGAPPRAAPTEVPHEAQAAPEMPPQPAGPDAITLGKLDVNQNIDVSLDLGKLMEGRLLILGASGAGKSWTMRRLLEQSAGRIQQIVIDPEGEFRTLADELGYLYIEGHKLKGAALAEMARRARVNRISMVVDLSDCRREEQMMAVAAICHALVECPQEMWHPALVAVDEAHLFAPWGTQGQESSAVRKASIAAMVDLMSRGRKRGLVGVLATQRLARLSKSVVSEIHNFLIGINTLDLDVKRAAETIGWDMRKAYDRLPTLTPGEFVAAGPAFSFSPVEVRIGDVKSRHIGAAPRLAEVQRVEASEARSMLAIDELEEMSQTNDQESAASPGFKAVRSFIRDDSFPLAARAFEALKGLMPDGTLVKGLAAHLDVAEDDVIAALALLETFGAVEINDEGVRANPKFFWEKSQ; encoded by the coding sequence ATGACCACACCGAATCAGGAAGCCCTCGTCGCGGCCGCCTTCAAGAATGTCAGCTATGACGGAGCCCCGCCGAGAGCGGCACCCACCGAAGTACCCCACGAGGCGCAAGCCGCCCCCGAGATGCCGCCCCAGCCTGCCGGCCCCGACGCGATCACGCTCGGCAAGCTCGATGTGAATCAGAACATCGACGTCTCCCTCGACCTCGGCAAGCTCATGGAAGGCCGCCTGCTGATTCTGGGGGCTTCGGGAGCCGGGAAGTCCTGGACGATGCGCCGACTGCTGGAGCAGAGCGCCGGGCGAATTCAGCAGATCGTGATCGACCCGGAAGGCGAGTTCCGAACCCTTGCCGATGAGCTCGGCTACCTCTACATCGAAGGCCATAAGCTCAAGGGAGCGGCTTTAGCCGAAATGGCCCGGCGAGCCCGCGTGAATCGCATCTCGATGGTGGTCGACCTGTCAGACTGCCGACGCGAGGAGCAGATGATGGCCGTGGCCGCCATCTGCCACGCCCTGGTCGAGTGCCCGCAGGAGATGTGGCACCCTGCGCTCGTGGCCGTAGACGAGGCCCACCTTTTTGCCCCTTGGGGGACGCAGGGGCAGGAATCATCGGCCGTGCGAAAGGCCTCGATCGCGGCCATGGTCGATCTGATGAGCCGCGGCCGCAAGCGTGGGCTCGTCGGCGTGCTGGCGACGCAGCGCCTTGCCCGCCTCAGCAAGTCCGTCGTATCGGAGATCCACAATTTCCTGATCGGGATCAACACGCTCGACCTCGACGTGAAGCGGGCGGCCGAGACGATCGGCTGGGACATGCGGAAGGCCTACGACCGCCTGCCGACGCTCACGCCCGGCGAGTTCGTGGCAGCTGGGCCCGCCTTTTCGTTCAGCCCGGTAGAGGTCAGGATCGGTGACGTGAAGAGCCGACACATCGGGGCGGCTCCCCGCTTGGCCGAGGTGCAAAGAGTCGAGGCAAGCGAGGCTCGATCCATGCTGGCGATCGACGAACTGGAGGAGATGAGCCAGACGAACGATCAGGAATCGGCTGCGTCTCCCGGCTTCAAGGCCGTGCGGTCGTTCATCCGCGACGACTCGTTCCCCTTGGCGGCACGGGCGTTCGAGGCGCTCAAGGGCCTCATGCCGGACGGCACGCTGGTCAAGGGGCTTGCCGCGCACCTCGATGTGGCGGAAGACGACGTAATCGCAGCGCTGGCCCTGCTGGAGACATTCGGGGCGGTAGAGATCAACGACGAGGGCGTCCGGGCGAATCCCAAGTTCTTCTGGGAGAAAAGCCAATGA
- a CDS encoding TrmH family RNA methyltransferase — translation MTPILIHDLDDPRIAEYRSLKATNATRHLGHFVVEGERLVERLIASRFPVASVLVTDRHVEKLGTTLPEGAPVYVVPSDRIHDLVGYSFHRGAMACGIKLPPPDWRALWGAATGPLTFAVCPQVSNPENLGSIARLCDAFDVAGILAGPSCPDPLSRRVLRVSMGSALRVPIIVADDLLGLASELESGLGVAFLAAVADDGEPFGLVDPPRRLGLVLGDEDRGVDADWLRRCSRAITIPMPGKASSLNVSTAAAILLYHFTRRERA, via the coding sequence ATGACGCCGATCCTCATCCACGATCTCGACGACCCTCGGATCGCCGAATATCGCTCGCTGAAGGCGACGAACGCGACCCGTCACCTCGGCCACTTCGTCGTCGAGGGCGAACGGCTCGTCGAGCGGCTGATCGCCAGCCGCTTCCCGGTCGCCTCCGTGCTCGTGACCGACCGTCACGTGGAGAAGCTGGGGACGACCCTCCCCGAGGGCGCGCCGGTCTACGTCGTGCCCTCCGATCGGATCCACGACCTCGTCGGCTACTCGTTCCACCGCGGCGCCATGGCCTGCGGGATCAAGCTCCCGCCGCCCGACTGGCGCGCGCTCTGGGGCGCGGCGACGGGGCCGTTGACGTTCGCGGTCTGCCCGCAGGTCAGCAATCCCGAGAACCTGGGCTCGATCGCCCGGCTCTGCGACGCCTTCGACGTCGCCGGCATCCTCGCCGGCCCGTCCTGTCCCGACCCGCTCTCCCGGCGCGTGCTGCGGGTCTCGATGGGCTCGGCCCTTCGCGTGCCGATCATCGTCGCCGACGACCTGCTCGGCCTGGCCTCGGAGCTGGAGTCGGGCCTCGGCGTCGCCTTCCTCGCCGCCGTGGCCGACGACGGCGAGCCCTTCGGCCTCGTCGACCCGCCGCGCCGTCTGGGCCTCGTGCTGGGGGACGAGGATCGCGGCGTCGACGCCGATTGGCTTCGGCGTTGCTCGCGGGCCATCACGATCCCGATGCCGGGAAAGGCCAGTTCGCTCAACGTATCGACCGCCGCCGCCATCTTGCTCTATCATTTCACCCGGCGCGAGCGAGCGTGA
- a CDS encoding RyR domain-containing protein, translating into MDCKVCHEANKTYCHSIGDNSQLPWEEAAAWQRESAIKGVEYAIANPDAPASAQHEAWLKDKLADGWVYGEVKDAEQKTHPCCVPYEQLPVEQQKKDALFKAVVAALA; encoded by the coding sequence ATCGATTGCAAAGTTTGCCACGAAGCGAACAAGACCTACTGCCATAGCATCGGCGATAATAGCCAACTCCCTTGGGAAGAAGCAGCCGCATGGCAGCGTGAGAGCGCCATTAAGGGCGTTGAATATGCCATCGCAAATCCTGATGCTCCAGCATCTGCACAACACGAGGCATGGCTCAAAGACAAGTTGGCCGACGGCTGGGTTTACGGCGAGGTGAAGGACGCCGAACAAAAGACCCACCCTTGTTGTGTCCCCTATGAGCAGCTTCCGGTAGAGCAGCAGAAAAAAGACGCCTTGTTCAAGGCCGTCGTCGCAGCCCTAGCGTAG
- a CDS encoding ParB/RepB/Spo0J family partition protein, producing MKGKHARKSIAALKLRPIRQGNGSAEELKSLARSWLGRAIHPIVCRPDLTVADGHRRLEGLKLLGETEVEVFITEEDLDDNQLTQIALTTAIHRADLTGYEKWQACRELLELNQWQGKELAEHLHLDPSSVTRLMSPSKCIPEAVEALKAGRITISDTYALSKLDQADQPGLLALKLSGASRDTLERQGRKTRAASAPAVRASKIKCPLVSGSVVTVAGDEISLDDAIEALKEAAKAMQKARDTGLDAKTAQAVWRDMALAGS from the coding sequence ATGAAGGGAAAGCACGCTCGCAAGTCCATCGCCGCCCTGAAGCTCAGGCCGATTCGGCAGGGCAACGGCTCCGCTGAGGAGTTGAAGTCCCTCGCCCGGTCGTGGTTGGGAAGGGCTATCCACCCCATCGTCTGCCGCCCCGACCTCACCGTGGCGGATGGTCACCGCCGCCTCGAAGGGTTGAAGCTGCTGGGCGAAACCGAAGTCGAGGTGTTCATCACCGAGGAGGATCTGGACGACAACCAGCTCACTCAGATCGCCCTCACCACGGCCATCCACCGTGCCGACCTCACGGGCTACGAGAAATGGCAGGCTTGCCGCGAGTTGCTGGAGCTAAACCAGTGGCAGGGCAAGGAGCTGGCCGAACACCTGCACCTCGACCCTTCGAGCGTCACAAGGCTGATGTCGCCGTCGAAGTGCATTCCCGAGGCCGTTGAGGCTCTGAAGGCGGGGCGCATCACCATCAGCGACACCTACGCGCTGTCCAAGCTGGACCAGGCGGACCAGCCCGGCCTTTTGGCTTTGAAGCTCTCCGGCGCCAGCCGCGACACCCTCGAACGGCAGGGGCGGAAGACGCGGGCGGCAAGCGCTCCAGCCGTGCGGGCCAGCAAGATCAAGTGCCCGCTGGTCAGCGGCTCCGTCGTCACAGTGGCGGGGGATGAGATCAGCCTCGACGACGCCATCGAGGCGTTGAAGGAAGCCGCCAAGGCCATGCAGAAGGCCCGGGATACCGGGCTGGACGCGAAGACCGCTCAAGCGGTCTGGCGCGATATGGCACTGGCTGGATCGTAA
- a CDS encoding helix-turn-helix transcriptional regulator: MSTDAAPKLINAEELAKLMQVSERTLWRLLSGRKFPQPVRIGRNTRWRLAEVTEWIERGCPHG; encoded by the coding sequence ATGAGCACAGATGCAGCGCCGAAACTGATCAACGCAGAGGAACTGGCCAAGCTCATGCAGGTGTCCGAGCGGACGCTGTGGCGGCTGCTCTCCGGCCGCAAGTTCCCCCAGCCCGTTCGCATCGGGCGCAACACCCGCTGGCGGCTGGCCGAGGTGACGGAGTGGATCGAGAGGGGGTGCCCGCATGGCTGA
- a CDS encoding tyrosine-type recombinase/integrase, translating into MAAIFKRGRDKGKKTKPYVIQYTDHEGNRQFAKGFTDKALTEQLAAKLENEVLLRKRGMIDPAQERLLAIKQSPITEHLDAFDRSMANNTPKHRKLTMTRVTRVIEGCGFLTLAEMDGEKVVDWLNEFREEEDIGARTYNHYLQAADAFGKWLVLTKRLPGNPLVGMERLNAETDVRHKRRALTPDEFARLVEAARNSGVEVQGYDGEMRARIYQISYLTGLRRSELASLTPNSFKLDDPQPTLTVDAACSKHRRKDVLPMHPKLVTLVRGWISGLDPDEPLFYRLARRKTYTMVQKDLERAGIPYETHEGLADFHAAGRHSHITRLVRSGASIMEAKELARHADICQTAKYTHIGMEDRAEALAALPFPLAPAVVEALVEDADLQAVVTAWPRLSEEIRRQIRELAASTSTDR; encoded by the coding sequence GTGGCCGCGATCTTCAAGCGAGGTCGGGACAAGGGGAAGAAGACCAAGCCCTATGTGATCCAGTACACGGACCACGAGGGTAACCGCCAGTTCGCCAAGGGCTTCACCGACAAGGCGCTCACCGAGCAGCTGGCCGCGAAACTCGAAAACGAGGTGCTGCTGCGGAAGCGGGGCATGATCGACCCGGCCCAGGAGCGGCTGCTGGCGATCAAGCAGAGTCCGATCACCGAGCATCTCGATGCCTTCGACCGCTCGATGGCGAACAACACTCCGAAGCACCGTAAGTTGACCATGACCCGGGTGACCCGGGTCATCGAGGGTTGCGGGTTCCTGACGCTGGCCGAGATGGACGGCGAGAAGGTCGTGGACTGGCTGAACGAGTTCCGCGAGGAGGAGGACATCGGCGCGCGCACCTACAACCACTACCTGCAAGCGGCGGACGCGTTCGGCAAGTGGCTGGTGTTGACCAAGCGGCTGCCCGGCAACCCGCTGGTGGGCATGGAGCGGCTGAACGCCGAAACCGACGTGCGGCACAAGCGGCGGGCGCTCACGCCCGACGAGTTCGCCCGGCTGGTCGAGGCCGCCCGTAATTCCGGCGTCGAGGTGCAGGGTTACGACGGTGAGATGCGGGCGAGGATTTACCAGATCAGCTACCTGACCGGGCTTCGCCGTTCCGAGCTGGCGAGCCTGACCCCGAACTCGTTCAAGCTAGACGATCCGCAGCCAACCCTGACGGTCGATGCCGCCTGCTCGAAGCACCGCCGCAAGGACGTCCTGCCGATGCACCCCAAACTGGTCACGCTGGTGCGGGGGTGGATCTCGGGGCTCGATCCCGATGAACCGCTTTTCTATCGCCTCGCTCGGCGCAAGACCTACACGATGGTGCAAAAGGATTTGGAGCGGGCTGGCATACCCTACGAGACACACGAGGGGCTGGCCGACTTCCACGCGGCGGGGCGGCACTCCCACATTACGAGACTGGTCAGGTCGGGCGCGTCGATCATGGAGGCGAAGGAACTTGCCCGGCATGCCGACATTTGCCAGACGGCCAAGTACACCCACATTGGCATGGAGGACAGGGCGGAGGCGTTGGCCGCGCTTCCGTTCCCGCTGGCTCCGGCGGTAGTGGAGGCGCTGGTGGAGGACGCCGACCTACAGGCGGTAGTCACGGCGTGGCCAAGATTGTCCGAGGAAATCAGGCGGCAAATCCGGGAGCTGGCGGCCTCGACATCGACAGATAGGTGA
- a CDS encoding TraM recognition domain-containing protein, which produces MSRRVGSSSPRRWCSRRHADDSSNVVTIWADEAAQFVNSFDSLFITQCRSHKGCLVFLTQSLHSYFGALKGDTGRNQADALLTNFSTRIMHAIGDAKTAEWASEMLGRELESFVSTSNSPGEHPFEDIFGASKASTSVSFQYQPALQPKVFMHGLRTGGLANDLTCDAVVIRSAEPFSNGRSWMIVAFSQKD; this is translated from the coding sequence TTGTCGCGGCGGGTTGGAAGTTCCTCACCGAGAAGATGGTGCTCCCGCCGTCATGCCGACGATTCGTCGAACGTCGTCACCATCTGGGCCGACGAGGCGGCGCAGTTCGTCAACAGCTTCGATTCGCTGTTCATCACGCAGTGCCGCTCGCACAAGGGCTGCCTCGTTTTCCTCACGCAGTCGCTGCACTCGTACTTCGGCGCCCTCAAGGGCGATACGGGGCGCAACCAGGCCGATGCCCTCCTCACCAACTTCTCGACGCGGATCATGCACGCGATCGGCGACGCGAAAACAGCGGAGTGGGCCAGCGAGATGCTGGGCCGGGAACTCGAGTCCTTCGTCTCCACGAGCAACTCGCCCGGTGAGCATCCCTTCGAGGACATCTTCGGAGCGAGCAAGGCGAGCACCTCGGTTTCCTTCCAGTACCAGCCCGCGTTACAGCCCAAGGTGTTCATGCACGGGCTCAGGACCGGCGGACTCGCCAACGACCTCACTTGCGACGCCGTGGTCATCCGGTCGGCGGAGCCCTTCAGCAACGGTCGGAGCTGGATGATCGTCGCGTTCTCTCAGAAAGACTGA